The sequence CTGTTTTACCGAGAGCAGATATAAAATCTTTCCTTAGGAATCGTGCTAAATGGCTTGACGGGGTCACCATCACTGGAGGCGAGCCTGCGACAGTTCCTAACCTCGGAGAAATTCTTCTTGAAATCAGAAATGTATCCAAACTGCCCATAAAAATGGACAGTAACGGTATGTTACCTGAAATCCTTGAGGATATTCTTCAACAAGGTTTGGTGGAGAAATTCGCCATTGATGTCAAAGGTCCATATGAAAAATATCCTGCTCTGACTGGGCATGGTGTTACGGCTGAAACTGCGCAGAAAAACCTCGAAAGAGTGTTCGAACTTGCAAAAGCCAATCCTGACGCATTCTACTTTCGTCTCACTAAAGTTCCGATACTTACAGATGACGATGTAGAAATAGCAAAAGGATACCTTCCTGATGGATTTGATTTAACCATTCAGAAATACATTCCTCCAAGGAGAGAGCATGCCCACGCAGATAATGAAGCGGGACGGCCGGTTGGAAACATGGTCGACGAAGCGAGTTGCACAGGCGGTATTTAAAGCACTAAACGCAAGTGGCATTAAAGATCCCCTGATGGCCAAGCGTATGGCCCGGCAAGTTGAAAGCAAACTCGAAGGTGTTTCTATTCCTGAACAAGAACATGTTCAGAATATGGTTGAAGAAGTCCTGATGGACTCAAGACTGCACAATGCTGCAAAAAAATACATTCTCTACCGCGACAGCCGCCGCAGGCTGAGAAGTCAAAAAGACGCATATCTCGACATCAAGG is a genomic window of Maridesulfovibrio ferrireducens containing:
- a CDS encoding anaerobic ribonucleoside-triphosphate reductase activating protein, with the translated sequence MKIESAGWNYVRGLEPLSLCDWPGKTTCVIFLGGCNLYCPTCHNFDMAWHMEKLPVLPRADIKSFLRNRAKWLDGVTITGGEPATVPNLGEILLEIRNVSKLPIKMDSNGMLPEILEDILQQGLVEKFAIDVKGPYEKYPALTGHGVTAETAQKNLERVFELAKANPDAFYFRLTKVPILTDDDVEIAKGYLPDGFDLTIQKYIPPRREHAHADNEAGRPVGNMVDEASCTGGI